In the genome of Halostella limicola, one region contains:
- a CDS encoding PadR family transcriptional regulator produces the protein MYDLTGFQRDLLYVIAGEDDPHGLAIKEELEEYYETEIHHGRLYPNLDTLVDKGLVDKGELDRRTNYYALTQRGEREIEARREWEEQYLDQEGELQVGQIAEAE, from the coding sequence ATGTACGATCTAACCGGATTCCAGCGTGACCTGCTGTACGTCATCGCTGGGGAAGACGACCCGCACGGACTGGCGATCAAAGAAGAGCTTGAGGAGTACTACGAGACCGAGATCCACCACGGGCGGCTGTACCCGAATCTCGACACGCTGGTGGACAAAGGGCTCGTCGACAAGGGGGAACTCGACCGACGGACCAACTACTACGCGCTCACCCAGCGCGGCGAGCGCGAGATAGAGGCGCGACGCGAGTGGGAGGAGCAGTACCTCGATCAGGAAGGGGAACTGCAAGTCGGGCAGATCGCGGAAGCAGAGTGA
- a CDS encoding metallophosphoesterase → MTAVEPVPGTPAAVADLGDERALVVADYHAGIEAGLRYEQGVEIDSEAESRRERLLGLVAETEPDRLVVLGDLMHSIGEPGGAERGEVEVLLESLPADLPVTLAKGNHDGDVESWVGDATVTPGHGARIGNVGFAHGHTWPSPDVLSAEVVCLGHEHPCVRLEDEVGGSRVERVWLRGSLAPGPFEERYPEHDVAATELVVFPAFNDLSGGTWVNVAGQEFLSPFLPAGLDEGQAYLLDGTRLGSYRRV, encoded by the coding sequence ATGACGGCGGTGGAGCCGGTCCCGGGGACGCCCGCCGCCGTCGCGGACCTGGGCGACGAGCGCGCGCTGGTGGTCGCGGACTACCACGCGGGCATCGAGGCAGGGCTCCGCTACGAGCAGGGCGTCGAGATAGACAGCGAGGCGGAGTCCCGTCGCGAGCGGCTGCTGGGCCTCGTCGCCGAGACGGAGCCCGACCGGCTGGTCGTGCTGGGCGACCTGATGCACTCCATCGGCGAGCCCGGCGGCGCGGAGCGCGGCGAGGTCGAGGTCCTCCTGGAGTCGCTGCCGGCGGACCTGCCGGTGACGCTCGCCAAGGGCAACCACGACGGCGACGTGGAGTCGTGGGTCGGCGACGCGACGGTGACGCCGGGCCACGGCGCTCGCATCGGAAACGTGGGGTTCGCCCACGGCCACACCTGGCCGTCGCCGGACGTGCTGTCGGCCGAGGTCGTCTGCCTGGGCCACGAGCACCCCTGCGTCCGGCTGGAGGACGAGGTCGGCGGGTCCCGCGTCGAGCGGGTCTGGCTCCGCGGGTCGCTCGCGCCCGGGCCGTTCGAGGAACGCTATCCGGAGCACGACGTAGCGGCGACCGAACTCGTCGTCTTTCCCGCGTTCAACGACCTGTCGGGCGGGACGTGGGTGAACGTCGCCGGACAGGAGTTCCTCTCGCCGTTCCTCCCGGCGGGGCTCGACGAGGGGCAGGCGTACCTCCTCGACGGGACGCGGCTCGGATCCTACCGCCGAGTGTAA
- a CDS encoding RPA family protein, which yields MSESEDGNGDDGGSPGNREIAYRIFAAEFDDAELEFSESDEERAPNYVVTPTGARVNRMFAVGVLTEIEQVNEDVLRARVVDPTGAFVVYAGQYQPDEMAALERMDPPAFVAVTGKANTFQPDDSDVVYTSIRPESINRVDADTRDRWAVRTAEQTLERVGTMADALAMDERGDDLEAALLDRGVDRALAQGIPLAVDYYGTTRGYLGDLWDVAIDASRVVADEIDADEVGPLTLGPGDGGDETEVEFTLSQVGEAAGTTPSAEADTESDAGGAASAEAEPEPTGEETTAPDEGADPAEAASADEPGVDEATAADAEAVRDTETTVEDSEDAEEALGDWDDTADVEPGQETVTDEEFEPEDDDAEDLGTGDVGDEMYEMDEEERQRIEEEYGTEFSTGTEVGEPGEADIDIVEPDDAADADGSTEAEPTEDELTGDQDEAGADADQEDALEATSDELPDDDLAEAAEAAGAEESSGAAAEDDEAGADEEAEADEAPAADEPLDSVVMDAMEELDDGDGAPREELVAAVVDRTGADPGEVDDALQDALMGGQCYESGEDTLKPI from the coding sequence ATGAGCGAGAGCGAGGACGGCAACGGCGACGACGGCGGCAGCCCCGGCAACCGCGAGATCGCCTACCGGATCTTCGCCGCGGAGTTCGACGACGCCGAACTGGAGTTCTCCGAGAGCGACGAGGAGCGCGCCCCGAACTACGTGGTGACGCCGACCGGCGCGCGCGTCAACCGCATGTTCGCGGTGGGCGTCCTCACGGAGATAGAGCAGGTCAACGAGGACGTGCTCCGGGCCCGCGTCGTCGACCCGACGGGCGCGTTCGTCGTCTACGCCGGCCAGTACCAGCCCGACGAGATGGCCGCGCTGGAGCGGATGGACCCGCCCGCGTTCGTCGCGGTGACGGGGAAGGCGAACACCTTCCAGCCCGACGACTCCGACGTGGTGTACACCTCCATCCGCCCGGAGAGCATCAACCGCGTCGACGCCGACACGCGGGACCGCTGGGCGGTGCGGACCGCCGAGCAGACCCTCGAACGGGTCGGCACGATGGCCGACGCGCTGGCGATGGACGAGCGCGGGGACGACCTCGAAGCCGCCCTGCTGGACCGCGGCGTCGACCGCGCGCTCGCGCAGGGGATCCCCCTCGCCGTCGACTACTACGGCACGACGCGCGGGTACCTCGGCGACCTCTGGGACGTGGCGATCGACGCCAGCCGGGTCGTCGCCGACGAGATAGACGCCGACGAGGTCGGCCCGCTCACGCTCGGCCCCGGCGACGGGGGCGACGAGACCGAGGTCGAGTTCACCCTCTCGCAGGTGGGCGAAGCCGCCGGGACGACCCCGAGCGCGGAGGCGGACACCGAATCCGACGCGGGCGGGGCGGCGTCCGCAGAAGCGGAGCCGGAACCGACCGGCGAGGAGACGACAGCGCCGGACGAAGGGGCCGACCCCGCCGAGGCCGCGTCGGCCGACGAACCCGGTGTCGACGAGGCGACCGCTGCCGACGCGGAGGCGGTCCGCGACACCGAGACCACCGTCGAGGACTCCGAGGACGCCGAGGAGGCGCTCGGCGACTGGGACGACACGGCGGACGTCGAACCCGGCCAGGAGACGGTGACCGACGAGGAGTTCGAGCCGGAAGACGACGACGCTGAGGACCTCGGCACCGGCGACGTCGGCGACGAGATGTACGAGATGGACGAGGAGGAGCGCCAGCGCATCGAGGAGGAGTACGGTACCGAGTTCTCGACGGGCACCGAGGTCGGCGAGCCCGGCGAAGCGGACATCGACATCGTCGAACCGGACGACGCGGCGGACGCCGACGGCTCGACCGAGGCGGAGCCGACCGAGGACGAACTCACCGGCGACCAGGACGAGGCGGGCGCCGACGCCGACCAGGAGGATGCGCTCGAAGCGACGAGCGACGAACTGCCGGACGACGACCTCGCGGAGGCGGCCGAGGCGGCCGGCGCCGAGGAGTCGTCGGGTGCGGCCGCAGAGGACGACGAGGCCGGCGCGGACGAGGAAGCGGAGGCCGACGAAGCCCCCGCGGCCGACGAGCCCCTCGACTCGGTCGTCATGGACGCCATGGAGGAACTCGACGACGGCGACGGGGCGCCGCGGGAGGAACTGGTCGCCGCCGTCGTCGACCGCACGGGCGCGGACCCCGGCGAGGTCGACGACGCCCTCCAGGACGCGCTGATGGGCGGGCAGTGCTACGAGTCCGGCGAGGACACGCTGAAGCCCATCTGA
- a CDS encoding Single-stranded DNA binding protein: MSLDDHAEDLASDLGVDKEEVKEDLENLVSYSVPMDEAKQSLRRKYGDGSEGGGAAPSEADVAEIETDDGNVTVTAKVLTKGKRSIRYQGEDNVIYEGRLADGTGVIDYTAWTDVDFEPGDTVTLGNAGVREWEGEPELNVGESTTVAHADEDLAVDYEVGGDAGLIDVQVGDRGVNVEARVVEVETRTIDGRDGETDILSGVLGDESGRLPFTDWDPHPEIEEGADLRIENVYVREYRGVPSVNVSEFSRVDALSRDVDVSAAAPRMDAGEAIRSGGVYDVELVGNVIAVRDGSGLIQRCPECGRVIQKGQCRTHGDVDGEDDLRVKAILDDGTGAVTAVLDEDLTEEVYGGDVDDAREQAREAMDQEVVADTIRERIVGREYRVRGHLSVDEYGANLDATEFERSDDDPADHALALIEEVGA; encoded by the coding sequence ATGAGCTTAGACGATCATGCCGAGGATCTCGCCTCCGACCTCGGCGTTGACAAAGAGGAGGTCAAAGAGGACCTTGAGAACCTGGTGTCGTACAGCGTGCCGATGGACGAGGCGAAACAGAGCCTCCGCCGCAAGTACGGCGACGGGAGCGAGGGCGGCGGCGCCGCGCCCAGCGAGGCGGACGTCGCCGAGATAGAGACCGACGACGGCAACGTCACGGTGACGGCGAAAGTGCTCACCAAGGGCAAGCGCTCGATCCGGTACCAGGGCGAGGACAACGTCATCTACGAGGGTCGCCTCGCCGACGGGACGGGCGTCATCGACTACACCGCCTGGACCGACGTGGACTTCGAACCCGGCGACACCGTCACGCTGGGCAACGCCGGCGTCCGCGAGTGGGAGGGCGAACCCGAACTGAACGTCGGCGAGAGCACCACGGTCGCCCACGCCGACGAGGACCTGGCCGTCGACTACGAGGTCGGCGGCGACGCCGGCCTGATCGACGTGCAGGTGGGCGACCGCGGCGTCAACGTGGAAGCCCGCGTCGTCGAGGTCGAGACGCGGACGATAGACGGCCGCGACGGCGAGACGGACATCCTGAGCGGCGTGCTCGGCGACGAGAGCGGCCGCCTACCGTTCACCGACTGGGACCCTCACCCGGAGATCGAGGAGGGCGCGGACCTGCGGATCGAGAACGTGTACGTCCGCGAGTACCGCGGCGTCCCCTCGGTGAACGTCTCCGAGTTCTCCCGGGTCGACGCGCTGTCCCGGGACGTCGACGTCAGCGCGGCGGCGCCGCGAATGGACGCCGGCGAGGCCATCCGGAGCGGCGGCGTGTACGACGTCGAACTCGTCGGCAACGTCATCGCCGTCCGCGACGGCTCCGGCCTCATCCAGCGCTGCCCCGAGTGCGGCCGCGTCATCCAGAAGGGCCAGTGCCGAACGCACGGCGACGTCGACGGCGAGGACGACCTCCGCGTGAAGGCCATCCTCGACGACGGCACCGGCGCGGTCACCGCGGTGTTAGACGAGGACCTCACCGAGGAGGTGTACGGCGGCGACGTGGACGACGCCCGCGAGCAGGCCCGCGAGGCGATGGACCAGGAGGTCGTCGCCGACACCATCCGCGAGCGGATCGTCGGGCGTGAGTACCGCGTCCGCGGCCACCTCTCGGTCGACGAGTACGGCGCGAACCTCGACGCGACCGAGTTCGAGCGGTCCGACGACGACCCCGCCGACCACGCCCTAGCGCTGATCGAGGAGGTGGGAGCATGA